From a region of the Pseudomonas fulva 12-X genome:
- a CDS encoding Arc family DNA-binding protein, with product MSKPIFNARTADKFVVRLPDGMRKRIEDLANDNYTSMNTEIIRAIEAHLEGQARQTLLIDALEAKLKSELQTAAKPGKKAQEANIDYLDGLKTGTR from the coding sequence GTGAGCAAACCCATTTTCAACGCCCGCACAGCGGACAAGTTTGTTGTTCGTCTGCCGGACGGAATGCGCAAGCGCATCGAAGATCTTGCCAATGACAACTACACCAGCATGAACACCGAGATCATCCGCGCCATCGAAGCCCACCTCGAAGGTCAGGCCAGGCAGACCCTACTGATCGATGCGCTGGAAGCCAAGCTGAAAAGCGAACTGCAAACTGCGGCCAAACCAGGCAAGAAAGCCCAGGAAGCCAACATCGATTACCTCGACGGCCTCAAGACCGGCACACGCTGA
- the galU gene encoding UTP--glucose-1-phosphate uridylyltransferase GalU: protein MIKKCLFPAAGYGTRFLPATKAMPKEMLPIVNKPLIQYGVEEALSAGLTEIAMVTGRGKRSLEDHFDISYELEEQIRNTDKEKYLVGIRRLIDNCTFSYTRQVEMKGLGHAILSGRPLIGDEPFAVVLADDLCLNLEGDSVLSQMVKLYNQFRCSIVAVQEVPMDEIHKYGVIAGEMIRDDIFRVNSMVEKPKAEDAPSNLAIIGRYILTPDIFELIEKTEPGKGGEIQITDALMKQAQDGCVLAYKFKGQRFDCGGAEGYIEATNFCFENLYKTGKG from the coding sequence ATGATCAAGAAATGCTTGTTTCCTGCCGCTGGCTACGGCACTCGTTTTCTCCCGGCAACCAAGGCCATGCCCAAGGAAATGCTGCCAATCGTGAACAAGCCGTTGATCCAGTACGGTGTCGAGGAAGCGCTGTCTGCCGGCCTTACCGAAATCGCCATGGTGACCGGTCGCGGCAAGCGTTCGCTGGAAGACCACTTCGACATCAGTTACGAGCTGGAAGAGCAGATCCGCAACACCGACAAGGAAAAGTACCTGGTCGGTATCCGTCGCCTGATCGACAACTGCACTTTCTCCTACACCCGCCAGGTGGAAATGAAGGGTCTGGGCCACGCCATTCTCAGTGGTCGCCCGCTGATCGGTGACGAGCCGTTCGCCGTGGTACTGGCCGACGACCTGTGCCTGAACCTGGAAGGCGACAGCGTGCTGAGCCAGATGGTCAAGCTGTACAACCAGTTCCGCTGCTCGATCGTGGCGGTGCAGGAAGTACCGATGGACGAGATTCACAAGTACGGCGTGATCGCTGGCGAGATGATCCGTGACGACATCTTCCGCGTGAACAGCATGGTCGAGAAACCGAAGGCCGAAGACGCACCGTCCAACCTGGCGATCATCGGTCGCTACATCCTGACCCCGGACATCTTCGAGCTGATCGAGAAAACCGAGCCGGGCAAGGGCGGCGAGATCCAGATCACCGACGCGCTGATGAAGCAGGCGCAGGACGGTTGCGTGCTGGCGTACAAGTTCAAGGGCCAGCGTTTCGACTGCGGTGGTGCCGAGGGTTATATCGAAGCGACCAACTTCTGCTTCGAGAACCTGTACAAGACCGGCAAGGGCTAA
- a CDS encoding VOC family protein — MRPILTHLALHVPDLEACIAFYEDFCSMRVIHRRPGKGSQIVWMAEPGRESEFIFVIMPGGEPRQLAPGDYSHFGFAVQSRDEVDAVVAKAEAAGCLLWAQRDEPYPVGYYCGVRDPAGHQVEFSYGQPLGPGAKPINEI; from the coding sequence ATGCGCCCGATTCTTACCCACCTTGCCCTGCATGTGCCGGATCTTGAGGCATGCATCGCGTTCTATGAAGACTTCTGCAGCATGCGCGTCATTCACCGCCGCCCCGGCAAGGGCTCGCAGATCGTGTGGATGGCCGAACCGGGCCGTGAGAGCGAGTTCATCTTCGTCATCATGCCCGGTGGCGAGCCTCGCCAACTGGCGCCTGGCGATTACAGCCACTTTGGCTTTGCCGTGCAGAGCCGCGACGAAGTCGATGCCGTGGTCGCGAAGGCCGAGGCTGCCGGGTGTCTGCTCTGGGCTCAGCGCGACGAGCCTTATCCGGTGGGTTACTACTGCGGCGTGCGCGATCCGGCTGGTCATCAGGTCGAGTTCAGTTACGGCCAGCCGCTGGGGCCAGGTGCCAAGCCGATCAATGAGATCTGA
- the uvrC gene encoding excinuclease ABC subunit UvrC produces the protein MTPVFDSSAFLATCSGRPGVYRMFDASGNLLYVGKAKNLKKRLASYFRKTGLATKTMALVSKIAQVETTITGNETEALLLEQTLIKEWRPPYNILLRDDKSYPYVFLSDGDFPRLDIHRGAKNRKGRYFGPYPSAGAIRESLALLQKTFLVRQCEDSYYRNRTRPCLQYQIKRCKAPCVGLVEPAEYAEDVRHSVMFLEGRSNALNAELAENMQQASAALDFEKAAELRDQMALLRRVQDQQSMEGGTGDVDIIAALVNPGGACVHLISVRGGRVLGSKNFFPQVAIEEEAQDVLVAFLGQYYLGSHERDLPSELIVNAPHEDYPVLIAAIQELRGRELAISYRVRGTRARWQALAVTNAEQALGARLANREHMAGRFDALAEALDMDAVPQRLECFDISHSSGEATVASCVVFGPEGPIKSDYRRYNIEGVTAGDDYAAMHQALTRRFSKVKQNEGKLPDILLVDGGKGQLAMAREVLTKLEVPPLILLGVAKGTTRKPGLETLYLNDAEHEFTLPGNSPALHLIQQIRDESHRFAITGHRARRGKARRTSSLEEVAGVGPKRRRELLNHFGGLQELSRASTEEIAKAPGISKKLAGLIYAALHSE, from the coding sequence GTGACTCCAGTGTTCGATTCCAGTGCATTTCTCGCTACCTGCAGTGGGCGCCCGGGCGTTTATCGCATGTTCGATGCGAGTGGCAATCTGCTGTACGTCGGCAAGGCCAAAAACCTCAAGAAGCGGCTCGCCAGCTACTTTCGCAAGACCGGCCTGGCCACCAAGACCATGGCGCTGGTCAGCAAGATCGCGCAGGTGGAAACCACCATTACGGGCAACGAAACTGAAGCCTTGCTGCTCGAGCAGACGCTGATCAAGGAGTGGCGTCCGCCATACAACATCCTGCTGCGTGACGACAAATCCTATCCTTACGTATTCCTGTCCGATGGCGACTTCCCGCGTCTGGATATTCACCGCGGCGCGAAGAATCGAAAAGGTCGCTATTTCGGTCCCTATCCCAGTGCCGGAGCGATCCGCGAAAGCCTGGCGCTGTTGCAGAAGACCTTTCTGGTTCGCCAGTGCGAGGACAGTTATTACCGCAACCGCACGCGGCCCTGCCTGCAATACCAGATCAAACGCTGCAAAGCGCCTTGTGTTGGTCTAGTCGAGCCAGCCGAGTACGCCGAGGATGTGCGTCACTCGGTGATGTTCCTAGAAGGGCGCAGCAATGCCCTGAACGCCGAGCTCGCCGAGAACATGCAGCAGGCGTCCGCCGCCCTGGATTTCGAAAAGGCCGCTGAGCTGCGCGATCAGATGGCCCTACTGCGCCGTGTGCAGGATCAGCAGAGCATGGAGGGCGGAACCGGTGATGTCGACATCATCGCCGCGCTGGTCAATCCAGGCGGCGCCTGCGTGCACCTGATCAGCGTGCGCGGCGGGCGTGTGCTGGGCAGCAAGAATTTCTTTCCGCAGGTGGCCATCGAAGAAGAGGCGCAGGATGTGCTCGTCGCGTTTCTCGGCCAGTACTACCTAGGCAGTCATGAGCGAGACCTGCCGAGCGAGTTGATCGTCAACGCGCCCCACGAAGATTATCCCGTGCTGATTGCGGCCATTCAGGAGCTACGTGGTCGCGAATTGGCCATCAGCTACCGCGTTCGTGGTACGCGTGCACGATGGCAGGCACTGGCGGTCACCAATGCCGAGCAGGCACTGGGAGCCAGGCTGGCCAACCGCGAGCACATGGCCGGGCGTTTCGATGCACTGGCCGAAGCGCTGGACATGGATGCGGTGCCACAGCGCCTGGAGTGCTTCGATATCAGCCATTCCAGCGGTGAGGCGACGGTCGCCTCCTGCGTGGTGTTCGGCCCTGAAGGCCCGATCAAGTCGGACTACCGGCGCTACAACATCGAAGGCGTGACCGCTGGTGATGACTACGCGGCCATGCATCAGGCGTTGACCCGGCGCTTCAGCAAGGTCAAGCAGAACGAGGGCAAGCTACCGGATATCCTGCTGGTCGACGGCGGCAAGGGACAGCTGGCGATGGCTCGCGAGGTGCTCACCAAGCTCGAGGTGCCGCCGCTGATCCTGCTCGGCGTGGCCAAGGGCACCACCCGCAAGCCTGGTCTGGAAACCCTGTACCTGAATGATGCTGAACATGAATTCACCCTGCCGGGTAACTCGCCGGCGCTGCATCTGATCCAGCAGATCCGTGACGAGTCGCACCGCTTCGCCATCACCGGGCATCGCGCTCGCCGTGGCAAAGCGCGTCGTACGTCGAGCCTGGAGGAGGTCGCGGGGGTCGGCCCGAAACGGCGCCGTGAACTGCTCAATCACTTTGGCGGTCTGCAGGAGTTGTCCCGTGCCAGCACGGAAGAAATCGCCAAAGCTCCCGGGATCAGTAAAAAGCTCGCCGGTTTGATTTATGCGGCACTGCACAGCGAGTAG
- a CDS encoding DUF883 family protein gives MARKTSLESGLDQFQQESAKELKKLLDQASKALGDAESFSGDKAHEAREKVIALLNEAKGTITDKGREAVELGRETIGNAQDRIESNPWTSVAVASGFGLLIGLLVGRSSK, from the coding sequence ATGGCACGTAAAACTTCGCTTGAGAGCGGCCTGGATCAGTTTCAACAGGAAAGCGCCAAGGAACTGAAGAAGCTGCTCGACCAGGCCAGCAAGGCACTGGGTGATGCCGAGTCGTTTTCCGGCGACAAGGCCCATGAGGCTCGTGAGAAAGTCATCGCGCTGCTCAACGAGGCCAAAGGCACAATCACCGACAAGGGCCGTGAGGCCGTCGAGCTGGGCCGCGAGACAATCGGCAATGCCCAGGATCGTATCGAGAGCAATCCCTGGACTTCTGTTGCTGTGGCCTCCGGTTTCGGTCTGTTGATTGGCCTGTTGGTCGGTCGCAGCAGCAAGTAA
- a CDS encoding YgaP family membrane protein — translation MRTQNVAGTERLLSLAIGTVGMISGIRQGGAAGLLKVGASAMLAKRGLTGHCQFKSLLTPATERPSGHQATHSSADASKLDEDRRMENALEETFPASDPISP, via the coding sequence ATGCGTACACAGAACGTTGCGGGGACCGAACGCCTTCTCTCGCTGGCGATCGGAACGGTAGGCATGATCAGTGGTATCAGACAGGGTGGCGCAGCTGGCCTACTCAAGGTCGGCGCCTCGGCCATGCTGGCCAAGCGAGGACTGACGGGGCACTGCCAATTTAAAAGTCTGCTGACGCCCGCAACTGAGCGACCCTCTGGACATCAGGCAACCCACTCAAGCGCAGACGCTTCAAAGCTGGACGAAGACCGTCGGATGGAAAATGCGCTGGAGGAAACCTTTCCCGCCAGCGACCCGATTTCTCCCTGA
- a CDS encoding DUF1652 domain-containing protein, producing MMSVLEQRHIVECAFLPLACSCSIDGSESVTIQIRDPVTAQVYLNVTGISRAELSTSRQISQLVMQLRQDLRTLNSGTAVQRA from the coding sequence ATGATGTCCGTTCTCGAGCAGCGTCATATCGTCGAGTGTGCCTTTCTGCCGTTGGCATGCAGTTGCTCCATCGATGGCAGCGAGTCGGTGACCATTCAGATCAGGGACCCGGTCACCGCCCAGGTCTACCTCAATGTGACCGGCATTTCCCGCGCCGAGCTGTCCACTTCACGGCAGATTTCGCAACTGGTCATGCAGCTTCGTCAGGATCTGCGCACCCTCAATTCCGGCACCGCCGTGCAACGGGCCTGA
- a CDS encoding outer membrane protein OmpK: MKHTATSLVLAGSLLAPVQAMADLLLWQDNSLTYLNGIDFKIDPPRQQTLTFEHASGWSFGDLFLFVDGIKYNTEATNGAGDGHTFYGELSPRLSFGKLSGADLSFGPVKDVLLAATYEFGEDDVDAYLLGPAVDLAIPGFDYLQLNTYLRRPDGRRDGRNVWQITPVWSYTIPVGRSDVVVDGFIDWVVDNDDSYHANLHINPQIKYDLAKAMGWGQKFYVGVEYDYWKNKYGIDNDSTLGDDVLGGTDQSAISLLVKAHF; encoded by the coding sequence ATGAAACACACCGCAACCTCGCTGGTTCTGGCGGGCAGCCTGCTGGCTCCCGTTCAGGCCATGGCCGACCTGCTGCTCTGGCAGGACAACAGCCTGACCTACCTCAACGGCATCGACTTCAAGATCGACCCGCCCCGCCAGCAGACGCTGACCTTCGAACACGCCAGCGGCTGGAGCTTCGGTGACCTGTTTCTGTTCGTCGACGGCATCAAGTACAACACCGAAGCCACCAATGGCGCCGGTGACGGCCACACCTTCTACGGTGAGCTCAGCCCGCGCCTGTCCTTTGGCAAGCTCAGCGGCGCCGATCTCTCGTTCGGCCCGGTCAAGGATGTGCTGCTGGCAGCTACCTACGAATTTGGCGAAGACGATGTCGACGCCTACCTGCTGGGCCCGGCGGTGGACCTGGCGATTCCCGGCTTCGACTACCTCCAGCTCAACACCTACCTGCGCCGCCCGGATGGCAGGCGCGACGGCCGCAATGTCTGGCAGATCACCCCGGTGTGGAGCTACACCATTCCGGTCGGCCGCTCCGATGTGGTGGTCGATGGCTTCATCGACTGGGTGGTGGATAACGACGACAGTTACCACGCCAACCTGCACATCAACCCGCAGATCAAGTACGACCTGGCCAAAGCCATGGGTTGGGGGCAGAAATTCTACGTGGGCGTCGAGTACGACTACTGGAAGAACAAGTACGGCATCGACAACGACAGCACTCTCGGCGACGACGTGCTGGGCGGCACCGATCAGAGCGCCATCAGCCTGCTGGTCAAGGCGCACTTCTGA
- the gacA gene encoding response regulator transcription factor GacA → MIKVLVVDDHDLVRTGISRMLADIEGLQVIGQASSGEEALKKVRELKPDVVLMDVKMPGIGGLEATRKLMRSHPDLKVVAVTVCEEDPFPTRLLQAGAAGYLTKGAGLEEMVQAIRMVFAGQRFISPQIAQQLALKSFQPQSSNSPFDLLSEREIQIALMIAGCQKVQSISDKLCLSPKTVNTYRYRIFEKLSITSDVELALLAVRHGMVDATS, encoded by the coding sequence TTGATTAAGGTATTGGTTGTTGATGATCACGACCTAGTTCGTACGGGTATCTCGCGCATGCTGGCCGACATTGAAGGCCTGCAGGTCATTGGCCAAGCAAGCTCTGGCGAAGAGGCGCTGAAAAAGGTCCGCGAACTCAAACCCGATGTGGTGCTGATGGACGTGAAGATGCCCGGCATCGGCGGCCTTGAAGCGACCCGCAAGCTAATGCGCAGCCATCCCGATCTCAAGGTCGTTGCCGTCACCGTGTGTGAGGAAGATCCGTTCCCTACGCGGCTGCTGCAGGCAGGCGCCGCAGGCTATCTCACTAAAGGTGCAGGTCTTGAAGAGATGGTGCAGGCCATTCGCATGGTGTTTGCGGGTCAGCGCTTCATCAGCCCGCAGATCGCTCAGCAGCTAGCGCTGAAATCCTTCCAGCCGCAGAGCAGCAATTCGCCATTCGATCTGCTTTCCGAACGTGAAATCCAGATCGCGCTGATGATCGCCGGCTGCCAGAAGGTGCAGAGCATCTCCGACAAGCTGTGCCTGTCGCCCAAGACCGTGAATACCTACCGCTACCGGATCTTCGAAAAGCTTTCGATCACCAGCGATGTGGAGTTGGCGCTGCTCGCCGTCCGTCACGGCATGGTCGATGCCACCAGCTGA
- the pgsA gene encoding CDP-diacylglycerol--glycerol-3-phosphate 3-phosphatidyltransferase, protein MNIPNLLTVLRVLLIPIFILLFYMPFSWSYWAASAVFAFAAVTDWLDGYLARRWEQSTPFGAFLDPVADKLMVATALVLLVAEHANLWLTLPATIIIGREIVVSALREWMAELGARAHVAVSNLGKWKTAAQMLALVILLGNPPVFGLWVLIGYVLLIVAAALTLWSMAQYLLAAWPHLSVTAEKK, encoded by the coding sequence ATGAATATCCCCAACCTCCTCACGGTGCTCCGCGTTCTGCTGATCCCGATCTTCATCCTGTTGTTCTACATGCCTTTTTCCTGGAGCTATTGGGCTGCCAGTGCGGTTTTTGCTTTCGCGGCAGTGACCGACTGGCTGGATGGTTACCTGGCGCGGCGCTGGGAGCAGAGCACGCCGTTCGGCGCGTTTCTCGACCCGGTAGCCGACAAACTGATGGTCGCCACTGCGCTGGTGCTGTTGGTGGCCGAACACGCCAACCTGTGGCTGACGCTGCCAGCAACCATCATCATCGGCCGTGAGATCGTCGTATCGGCGCTGCGCGAATGGATGGCCGAGCTGGGCGCCAGGGCGCACGTGGCGGTGTCGAACCTGGGTAAATGGAAAACCGCGGCGCAGATGCTTGCGCTGGTCATCCTGCTCGGCAACCCGCCAGTGTTCGGTTTGTGGGTGCTAATCGGCTACGTGCTGCTGATCGTCGCTGCAGCCCTTACGCTGTGGTCGATGGCGCAGTATCTGCTCGCTGCCTGGCCGCATCTGAGCGTCACCGCTGAAAAGAAATAA
- a CDS encoding GNAT family N-acetyltransferase has translation MDSSATAFPEFSFAGYRLRRIRPGDIEQVYAGLSHPQVIAHYGVSYPSLAATHEQMQWYEQLLSDQAGIWWGLADDRDVLIGACGFNDWNHQHQRIEMGYWLLPHHWQRGLMQQALPHILRHALTNMGVHRIHLDIEPENVASWRLAEKLGFSFEGTLRDVEYKGGRYLSLHQYSLLATDQAARVLLEG, from the coding sequence ATGGATAGCTCGGCCACTGCATTTCCCGAATTTTCGTTTGCCGGCTATAGGCTGCGGCGCATTCGCCCGGGCGACATTGAGCAGGTCTACGCTGGCTTGTCGCATCCTCAGGTGATCGCCCACTACGGTGTTTCCTACCCAAGCCTAGCCGCTACCCATGAGCAGATGCAGTGGTATGAGCAGTTGCTGTCAGACCAGGCGGGCATCTGGTGGGGCTTGGCGGATGATCGTGATGTACTGATTGGCGCCTGTGGCTTCAATGACTGGAACCACCAGCACCAGCGCATCGAAATGGGCTACTGGTTGCTGCCGCATCATTGGCAGCGCGGCCTGATGCAGCAGGCCTTGCCGCATATCCTTCGCCATGCCCTGACGAACATGGGTGTGCATCGTATTCATCTGGATATCGAGCCGGAGAACGTGGCGAGCTGGCGGCTGGCCGAGAAGCTGGGCTTCAGCTTTGAGGGCACCTTGCGCGATGTCGAATACAAGGGCGGGCGCTACCTGAGCCTTCATCAGTACAGCCTGCTGGCTACCGATCAGGCCGCTCGGGTATTGCTGGAAGGCTGA